In Mycobacterium sp. Aquia_213, the sequence CGGTGTCGACCGCGTGATTGTCTCTGCGGGTATCGGCGCGGGCGCGCCCTTCGGTTCGGGTCAGTTGGGGGCCAATAAGACAATCATCGAGACCAACCTGGTGGCCGCGCTGGTTCAGATCGAAGCGGCGTTGGAAATGTTCCAGGCAATCGGTTCTGGGCATCTGGTGCTGATGTCCTCGATGCTTTGCGTGAGGGGATCCCGGGTGTCTGGTCCGCCTGTGCGGCCAGTAAAGCTGGGCTGCGCTCGCTGGGGGAATCGCTGCGGGCCGAATACGCCAAAGGCCCGATCAGGGTATCGGTGATGGAGCCGAGTCAGATCAAGTCGGAGATGAACCCAAAATCCGGCTCCAGGATGTCTATGCTCGACAACGCAATTGGTGTCAAGGCGCTGGGCGCCGATAACGCAGCTGCTGCGGGTTGTGCCACTATCGCACATCAATCGCTTCACCTAGCCCTTACCGATCAACTGCGAACGCAACACTTACTGAATGAAAAATGGCCGTACCGCCGGTACCGAATATTCCGCCGGCCGTGCGCCATTGCAGATTTCATCGCATTTGTGCAGCTAGGCGTTGGCAGTTTTTACATGACCCGTGGTCATCGACGGAGCTAACGGGTTGCCTTCGTTGTGGTGCTGCGGGACAACGTTGTTCAGGGCCCCCAAGCAGCGGCGCCCGCCGCCCGCTAAGACCGCGATTCTCTGGTCAGATCCAATTAACCCGACTAACATCATCGCTTGATTCGTCGCCCGGCGACGAATCATCAGTTGCACCCTCAATTTGGCGGTGAAGGCCGTCTGAAAACCAATAGGTGTTATGGCTATACGGCGAGTAGCGGCGCAGCTGAAGTCCTCGCGACCGCACAGGTCTCTTGACGAGATGGCCGCTGCCGCCGGTGCTTCCCACTCCTTGTCCGGACCAGGCTTTGGCCCGGATCATTATTGCGTCAACCGTTCACCTGATATACGTGGCCGGGGCGCCGACCGATGCGAGTGAACTTCCTCGGTAACAGCGATTTAACTCGCGGTGAGCCCGAACGAACGCGGCAACCGGTCGCAAGCCCGGCGGAGTCACCGCCGCGCGTTCATCCCGTTGAATCGTCGACGTCCGCAGCGTTGCGGGTCCGCGAAAAAGACGAGAACTTCCCGGTCGCGCTGCGCTTCATACCGAAAGCAGTGCGCGATGACCTCCATGCGATTTACGCGATTGCTCGCACGATCGACGACCTCGGCGACACCGCACCAGGGGATCGCGTTGCCGCGCTGAATGACTTCCGCGCCGATCTCCACCGAATCTGGCGGGGTAGCGCGCCGCGGTCGGGGGTCCTGCAGGCACTCGCGCCGACGGTGCAGGCGCACGGCCTGACCGCCGAACCATTTGACCGCCTCATTGAGGCCAACCTGATTGACCAACGCGTCTCGAGGTACGAGACGTTCGAAGAACTGATCGGGTATTGCCGGCTCTCCGCTGACCCGGTGGGACGGTTGGTGCTCAACGTGTTCGACCAGCATTCGCCGGAGGCGGCGGAACTGTCGGACCGGGTATGTCGGGCGTTGCAACTGCTTGAACACTGGCAAGACGTCGCCGAAGACCGGCGCGCGGGCCGCGTCTACCTGCCTCGAGAAGACCTCGCGGCCTACGGCGTGGGTGAAACGGACCTCGACCGGCCTCACGCCACCGAAGCCCTTCGCGAGTTGATGATGTTTGAGATCGGCCGCGCCGCAGCACTACTCGAGTCCGGTGCGCCGCTAGTACGGCGGCTGACGGGATGGGCACGCGTCGTGGTTGCCGGTTACATCGCGGGCGGGCGCGCCGCCGCGAAAGGGTTGCGTCGCACACGCGGCGACGTGCTGGGCCGCCCGGCCAGGGCTCGCCGCCGCGATGTCGCCTGCTCGGCCGCCGCGTTGTTGCTTCGCGCTCCAACGGAATGGGCCCGATGAGCACGCTGGAGGACGCGTACCGCGTCGCGGAAGACATCACCCGTACCCAGGCGTTGAACTTTCACTACGGCATCCGGCTCCTGCCATCGGATAAACGGTCCGCGTTGTGCGCGGTGTACGCGCTTGCGCGGCGGATCGACGATATCGGCGACGGCGATCTGCCGCCCGAGCAGAAAGTGGCCGAACTGTCGTTGGTGCGGAAATCACTTGGAAATCTAGATCATTCGTCCGATCCCGTGCTAGTGGCCGTCGCCGACTCGGCGCGCCGGTTCCCCGTTCCGGTATCGGCATTCGAGGAACTGATCGACGGCGTGCAGATGGATGTGGAAGGCGTTACCTACCAGGATTTTGCCGACCTGGTCGTGTACTGCCGGCGGGTGGCCGGATCGATCGGACGGCTGTGCCTTTCGATCTTCGGGCCGGTCGAACCGCGTACGTCGCGCTACGCCGACCAGCTCGGCATTGCGCTGCA encodes:
- the hpnC gene encoding squalene synthase HpnC, which encodes MRVREKDENFPVALRFIPKAVRDDLHAIYAIARTIDDLGDTAPGDRVAALNDFRADLHRIWRGSAPRSGVLQALAPTVQAHGLTAEPFDRLIEANLIDQRVSRYETFEELIGYCRLSADPVGRLVLNVFDQHSPEAAELSDRVCRALQLLEHWQDVAEDRRAGRVYLPREDLAAYGVGETDLDRPHATEALRELMMFEIGRAAALLESGAPLVRRLTGWARVVVAGYIAGGRAAAKGLRRTRGDVLGRPARARRRDVACSAAALLLRAPTEWAR
- the hpnD gene encoding presqualene diphosphate synthase HpnD gives rise to the protein MSTLEDAYRVAEDITRTQALNFHYGIRLLPSDKRSALCAVYALARRIDDIGDGDLPPEQKVAELSLVRKSLGNLDHSSDPVLVAVADSARRFPVPVSAFEELIDGVQMDVEGVTYQDFADLVVYCRRVAGSIGRLCLSIFGPVEPRTSRYADQLGIALQQTNILRDVREDLLNGRIYLPQGELDRYGVRLTVDELGELDDPDGQLAALLRFCSGRAEDWYSLGLRLIPHLDRRSAACCLAMSGIYRHLLTIIKTSPASVYDRRLSLSGTQKARVAAVALARAAL